One genomic region from Opisthocomus hoazin isolate bOpiHoa1 chromosome Z, bOpiHoa1.hap1, whole genome shotgun sequence encodes:
- the F2R gene encoding proteinase-activated receptor 1, which produces MGPRALPALLCALAVLGCPRPPPAAAARVASPYNGSIARGRSFVLSSVSHQDDPIPIEDDTENDLEVGSGATNQTGSFLHEQRAVSVQTARYLTSPWLTRFVPSVYTLVLVLSLPLNITAILVFLKNMKIEKPAVIYMLNLALADVLFVSVLPFKIAYHFSGNDWVFGPQMCRFITAAFYCNMYCSIMLMTSISVDRFLAVVYPMKSLGWRTLTRASLICFIIWLVAITGVIPFLIREQTIEIPKLNITTCHDVLRESELRGYYLHFFSIFSSVFFVVPFIISTVCYMCIIRCLSSSTIVAQQNKKTRALLLCVAVFSVFVICFGPTNVLLLIHYIHFSYDDSLEYLYFAYLLCVCISSISCCIDPFIYYYASSQYQRQLFSLFNCKNTFDPNSSNSSGQSMSTTSRRATCSTNVNNSTYRKLLVMH; this is translated from the coding sequence CCTCACCATACAATGGCAGCATAGCACGGGGCAGAAGTTTTGTACTCTCTTCTGTAAGTCACCAGGATGACCCTATACCTATTGAAGATGACACTGAAAATGACTTGGAAGTTGGATCAGGAGCCACCAATCAGACTGGATCGTTCCTACATGAACAACGAGCAGTGTCGGTGCAGACAGCAAGATACCTCACTAGTCCATGGCTGACGCGTTTTGTTCCTTCAGTTTACACCTTAGTGCTTGTGCTGAGTCTCCCTCTGAACATTACTGCAATACTTGtgtttctgaaaaatatgaaaattgaAAAGCCAGCAGTAATATACATGCTGAATTTAGCCCTTGCAGATGTCCTGTTTGTAAGCGTGCTTCCTTTTAAGATTGCATATCACTTTTCTGGAAACGACTGGGTTTTTGGACCTCAAATGTGCCGTTTCATCACTGCTGCCTTCTACTGTAACATGTACTGTTCAATAATGCTTATGACGAGTATAAGTGTTGATCGCTTCTTAGCAGTGGTGTATCCCATGAAGTCTCTTGGGTGGCGTACATTAACACGTGCATCGCTGATTTGTTTCATCATATGGCTTGTAGCAATAACTGGGGTTATACCTTTTCTCATCAGAGAGCAAACGATCGAAATACCCAAGTTAAATATAACTACTTGCCATGATGTGCTAAGAGAATCTGAACTTCGCGGCTATTACCTCCACTTCTTCTCCatcttctcttctgtgttttttgtagTGCCATTTATAATTTCTACTGTCTGTTACATGTGTATCATCCGATGTCTTAGTTCTTCCACCATTGTTGCACAGCAAAATAAGAAGACGCGTGCCTTGCTCTTGTGTGtagctgttttttctgtttttgttattTGCTTTGGACCAACAAATGTCCTCCTATTAATTCATTATATCCATTTTTCTTATGACGACAGCTTAGAGTATCTCTACTTTGCCTATCTACTCTGTGTTTGTATCAGCAGCATTAGCTGTTGCATTGACCCCTTTATTTACTACTATGCTTCTTCTCAGTATCAGAGACAACTTTTCAGTCTCTTCAATTGTAAAAACACTTTTGATCCTAACAGTAGTAACAGCAGTGGCCAGTCAATGTCTACCACTAGTAGAAGGGCTACATGCTCTACTAATGTGAATAACAGTACCTACAGGAAATTACTGGTAATGCATTAA